The window TCGGGGCGCGCGGCGGCGTCCTTGTCGTCGATGAAGCCTTCATCGACGTGAATCGAAAGGAAAGTCTGGCCGCCGTCGCCGGTTCGGAGGCGGCGCCGAACCTGATCGTCCTGCGCTCGCTGGGCAAGTTCTTCGGTCTGGCCGGCGCGCGGGTCGGGTTCCTGTTCGCGTCGGCGGACTTGCGCGCCCGCCTGGCATTCCGGCTCGGGCCGTGGACGATTGCGGGCCCTTCGCGTGAGGTCGCGCGGCTGGCGTTGTCCGATCGTTCATGGCAAGGCGAGATGCGCCGGCAGCTGCGCGAAGCCGGGCAGCGCCTGGTGCAGATGCTCGAACCGATGGGCGTGGTGGGCGCAACGCCGCTGTTCGCAACGGTTTCTCCGCCGCGCGCGGATGAAGTCCACGAATTTTTTGCCAGAGCCGGGATCCTGACGCGGTACTTCAAGGACAATGCGCTGGTCCGGTTTGGGCTTCCCGACTCGGAGGCCGCTTGGGAGAGACTCGCGGCCGTGTTGGCAGAAGCGCGGGGTCGCCGCATGTAGGCGCAGAGCCGGTGTCAGCCGCGTGACAAACTGTCCCGTCGGCAACACCGCGGGGGCGTGCAGCCCCCGATTCGGGGGCGGCGGGGCTGTGGCCCGGAGTTTGCTGTGGATCGCGTAGACCTTGCCTTCCGGCAGGGAGTCCACCGCGACACAGGGAATACCGATGACCCTTGCCTCCTGCGCATCGTCGATCTCCGCCGCGCCCGCCGTAGCCCTGGTGGATGCGCCGGCGCGGCTGCACCTGGGATTTCTCGACCCGAACGCTTCACTCGGACGCCGCTTCGCGAGCCTCGGCCTTGTCATCGACGGCATGAGCACGCGCGTGAGCGTGTCGGCTGCAGCGCGCGACGCCATCGTGGTGCCGGCCGGTTGCGCCGACGACGTCCGCGAACGCATCGCGCGGCATCTGGCGACGCTGCGGTGCGAGACCAGTGAGGACGCGCCCGTGCGCGTGGTGCTGCATGGCGGCCCGCCCGCACACGCCGGCTTCGGCTCCGGGACGCAGCTCGCGCTCGCGCTGGGCCGCGCGTTCGGCGCTTGTCACGGGCTCGAACTCGACACCCGGCGCATCGCCGCCTTGCTGGCGCGGGGCGGTCGATCCGGCGTCGGCATCGCCGGCTTCGACCGGGGAGGGCTGCTGCTCGACGGCGGGCCCGGGGCCGCAGGCGCGACGCCGCCGCTGCTCGCCCGCGTCGCATTTCCGCAAGCCTGGCGGGTGCTGCTGGTGCTCGACGAACGTTGCGACGGCTTGCACGGCTCCGCCGAGCGCGTCGCGATGGACCGCCTTGCGCCGTTTCCGCGCGAGCTGGCGGCCGAGCTCTGCCACCAGGTCGTGATGCGTGTGCTGCCCGGCGCGATGGAGGCGGACTTCGAGCCGTTCGCCGAGGGCGTGTCGACGCTGCAGCGGATCATCGGCGACTACTTCGCGCCGGCGCAGGGGGGCTCGATGTACACCAGCCCGGCCGTTGAACGCGTGCTCGAGTGGATCCGCCCGCGCTATTGCGCCGGCATCGGGCAGAGCTCGTGGGGGCCGACCGGCTTCGCGATCCTGCCTTCGGCGGAACGCTGCGCCGAGGCCGTCGCTGCCGCGCGCGCGGCGGGCGTTGTCGATCCGGCGCTGCGACTGGTCGTCGTGGCGGGGCGCAATCACGGCGCGCGGCTCGACGACCGACCGTCTGCTCCTCGGGACGGCCGCGGCAGCGCCTGATCGCGCTTCCGGCCGTTCCCTTTTTATCGATTTTTTTCGCCACGGACGGACCCATGCCAGCCCGATACATCCTCCACATGTTCACCCCTTCTGCCCAGATGAGCCCCTTCGACATCAACATGGCGGTCGATGCGGGCTACGACGTGGTCGTGCCGTATTGCGGCGTGAGTGCCGCGGAGATCCGCGGCCTCACGCAGGATGCGATCTTCTCGCGCGGACCGAAGGGAGTGAAGGCCACCGGCATCTTCATCGGCGGGCGCAACGTGATGCTCGCGTCCGACATGCTGGAGACCGCACGTTCCGCAATGGTGCCGCCCTTCGAAGTGTCGGTGATGGCCGATCCGAGCGGCTCCTACACCACCGCGGCAGCACTGGTCGCCTGCGTCGAGCGGCAGTTGAAGTGTGCGCATGACACGAGTTTCGCCGGCAAGCGGGTACTCGTGCTCGGCGGTACCGGCACGGTCGGACGCATCGCCGGCGTGCTTGCGGCGGGGCTCGGTGCGGAGGTGTCGCTCGGCCATCACGCGAAACTGTCGTCGGCCGAGGCCGCAGCCGCAGAGACCGGTCAGCGCTTCGGCTGCGTGCTGGCCGGTGCCGATGCGAGCATGCCCGACGCACGCCGTGCGGCACTCGCGGGGGCCGATATCGTCCTCGCGGCGTCGGTGGCCGGCGTCCAGGTCGTCTCGGAAGCGGAGCGCGCCGCGGCCGCCCACCTACTCGTCGCAGCGGACGTCAATGCGGTGCCGCCCGAAGGGATCGCCGGGGTCGGTGTCATGGACGATGGCAAGCAGCTGCCTGAGGGCAAGGGTGTGGGCATCGGCGCGCTCGCGATCGGCAACGTCAAGTATCAGGTGGAGCACCGGCTGCTGCGCTCGATGCGCGAGGGCGACAAACCGGTCTATCTCGGTTTCCGCGAAGCCTTCGCGATGGCACGCGAAGTCATCGCCGAGAAAGAAGGCCATTAATGGCTGAGCTCCGCGTGCCTCCGTTGCTCGTCGTCGCTGGACTCTCAGCGCGCATGCTCGCCGAGGCCGCGCGTACCAGCGGCTATCGGGCGATCGCGCTGGATCTCTTCGCGGATCGCGACACGCGGCGCGCGGCGGAGGCGTGCCTGCCGATCGGGGACGCGGCGAGTCTCGCGATCGACGGCGATGCGCTGGTCGACGCCCTGGGCCGTGCCCGCGCCGCGGGGGCGCAGGCGTGGGTGGCGGGGAGCGGTTTCGACGGGCATTCGGAACTCCTCGCGGCAGGGCAGGCGGTGCTGCCGCTTGCGGGCAATCCGCCCGAGGTCGCCGCGCGCGTGCGCGATCCGGCACAGTTCTACGGGCGGCTCGCGGCCCTTGGCATTCCGCACCCGCAGACCCGGTGCGACCGTCCGCCGTCGCCGCGCGGCTGGCTGCGCAAGAACGCGGCGAGCAGCGGCGGCTGGGACGTCCGTGCGGCGCGTCCGGACGATGCCGACGCGGAATCTTCGATCTATTACCAGCGCATCGCCGCGGGCGTGCCGATGTCGGCGCTCTTCGTGGCCGACGGCCGCCGTACCCGGCTCGTCGGCGTCAATATGCAGATCGTGCGGCCGTTCTGCGGGCGTCCCTTCGTGTTCCACGGCTGTATCGGGCCGGTCGGCGTCGCGCCGTCCGTCCGTTGCGCGCTGGAGGCGATGCTCGATGCGCTTGTTGCCGATTTCGGCCTGCGCGGCTTGAACGGGCTCGACTTCCTGCTCGACGACGACGAGATCCGCGTGATCGAACTCAACCCCCGCCCGCCGGCGAGCATCGCGCTGTATCCCGATGCCATACCGGAGGGATTGTTGCGGGCCCATGTCGAGGCAAGCTGCGGCGGCCGGTTGCCGGCGCACGACCCGCACGGCGCCGTCGCGGGCGTGCGCGGCTTCGAGACCGTGTTCGCACAGCGGGCGTGGAACGTCGGCGCGCCGGAATCGGCCGCACTCGCGCAGCAGACGTGGTGCCACGACCTGCCGGCGAGCGGCACGCGCATCGCGCGCGGAGAACCGCTGTGCACGGCCTCCGCCGCGGGCGGCGACGCAGACGAAGTCGAGGCGCTACTGTCGCAGCGGCGCCGGCAGATACCTTTCCTCCTGGAGCAGGCGAATGAACGAAGCAGCGAAGGTGCTCGCGGCCGAGCGCTCGAGTGTCAATGAACTCGCGGCACCGCTCGTCACCCGGCTGATCGGCCGCGCGGACGAGTGGCGGCTCGACATACAGCGGACGGATGCGGGCGTCACGATCGTCGATGCCGGCATCGGCACGCGCGGCAGCGTCGCCGCGGGACTCGCGATCGGCGAAATCTGCATGGGCGGACTCGGCCGCGTGCGCCTCGCCTCGGGCGGCGAGGGCGGTAGCGAGGGCGGCTGGCCGACCTGGGTCGAGGTCGCCAGTTCGCAGCCAGTGCTCGCGTGCCTCGCGAGCCAGTACGCGGGCTGGAGCCTGTCGGCGAGCAAAGAGGAGGGCGGGGGCAGGAAGTTCTTCTCGCTCGGCTCCGGCCCGGCACGCGCGCTCGCCTGCCGGGAACCGCTCTTCGAGGAGCTCGGCTACCGCGACCGCGTCGGCCCCGCCGTGCTGGTGCTCGAGGTCGACCGGACTCCGCCGCCGATCGTGATCGACAAGATCCTGCGCGATTGCGGCCTCGAACCGTCGCAGCTCACGCTGGTGCTGACGCCGACGACGAGCCTCGCCGGCTCGACGCAGGTCGTCGCGCGCGTGCTCGAAGTCGCGCTGCACAAGGCGCACGAGCTGGGTTTTGCGCTCGGCGACATCGTCGACGGCAGCGCCCGCGCGCCGCTGCCGGCGCCGAGCCCGGACACAGGCATCGCGAT is drawn from Azoarcus sp. DN11 and contains these coding sequences:
- the cobD gene encoding threonine-phosphate decarboxylase CobD encodes the protein MANDPDTKAPEHGGRLRAAAAHYGVPLSDWLDLSTGVSPYGWPVPPLSARSWARLPEEDDGLEAAAAAYYESPNGLAVAGSQAAIQALPQLFPHGSVTCLSPLYNEHPHAWRAQGHAVRLHPAGDLRGALAAGTPHIVLCNPNNPTGQRYGGAELLEAAASLGARGGVLVVDEAFIDVNRKESLAAVAGSEAAPNLIVLRSLGKFFGLAGARVGFLFASADLRARLAFRLGPWTIAGPSREVARLALSDRSWQGEMRRQLREAGQRLVQMLEPMGVVGATPLFATVSPPRADEVHEFFARAGILTRYFKDNALVRFGLPDSEAAWERLAAVLAEARGRRM
- a CDS encoding beta-ribofuranosylaminobenzene 5'-phosphate synthase family protein, translating into MTLASCASSISAAPAVALVDAPARLHLGFLDPNASLGRRFASLGLVIDGMSTRVSVSAAARDAIVVPAGCADDVRERIARHLATLRCETSEDAPVRVVLHGGPPAHAGFGSGTQLALALGRAFGACHGLELDTRRIAALLARGGRSGVGIAGFDRGGLLLDGGPGAAGATPPLLARVAFPQAWRVLLVLDERCDGLHGSAERVAMDRLAPFPRELAAELCHQVVMRVLPGAMEADFEPFAEGVSTLQRIIGDYFAPAQGGSMYTSPAVERVLEWIRPRYCAGIGQSSWGPTGFAILPSAERCAEAVAAARAAGVVDPALRLVVVAGRNHGARLDDRPSAPRDGRGSA
- a CDS encoding NAD(P)-dependent methylenetetrahydromethanopterin dehydrogenase; this encodes MPARYILHMFTPSAQMSPFDINMAVDAGYDVVVPYCGVSAAEIRGLTQDAIFSRGPKGVKATGIFIGGRNVMLASDMLETARSAMVPPFEVSVMADPSGSYTTAAALVACVERQLKCAHDTSFAGKRVLVLGGTGTVGRIAGVLAAGLGAEVSLGHHAKLSSAEAAAAETGQRFGCVLAGADASMPDARRAALAGADIVLAASVAGVQVVSEAERAAAAHLLVAADVNAVPPEGIAGVGVMDDGKQLPEGKGVGIGALAIGNVKYQVEHRLLRSMREGDKPVYLGFREAFAMAREVIAEKEGH
- a CDS encoding ATP-grasp domain-containing protein — translated: MAELRVPPLLVVAGLSARMLAEAARTSGYRAIALDLFADRDTRRAAEACLPIGDAASLAIDGDALVDALGRARAAGAQAWVAGSGFDGHSELLAAGQAVLPLAGNPPEVAARVRDPAQFYGRLAALGIPHPQTRCDRPPSPRGWLRKNAASSGGWDVRAARPDDADAESSIYYQRIAAGVPMSALFVADGRRTRLVGVNMQIVRPFCGRPFVFHGCIGPVGVAPSVRCALEAMLDALVADFGLRGLNGLDFLLDDDEIRVIELNPRPPASIALYPDAIPEGLLRAHVEASCGGRLPAHDPHGAVAGVRGFETVFAQRAWNVGAPESAALAQQTWCHDLPASGTRIARGEPLCTASAAGGDADEVEALLSQRRRQIPFLLEQANERSSEGARGRALECQ
- the mch gene encoding methenyltetrahydromethanopterin cyclohydrolase translates to MNEAAKVLAAERSSVNELAAPLVTRLIGRADEWRLDIQRTDAGVTIVDAGIGTRGSVAAGLAIGEICMGGLGRVRLASGGEGGSEGGWPTWVEVASSQPVLACLASQYAGWSLSASKEEGGGRKFFSLGSGPARALACREPLFEELGYRDRVGPAVLVLEVDRTPPPIVIDKILRDCGLEPSQLTLVLTPTTSLAGSTQVVARVLEVALHKAHELGFALGDIVDGSARAPLPAPSPDTGIAMGRTNDAILYGGQVHLTVAGDDDAARDLAHKLPSSTSRDYGRSFADIFRDYEYDFYRIDGALFAPAEVWVSSLASGCTWHAGKLDMGLLRRLWLDEA